The following coding sequences are from one Halomonas sp. HAL1 window:
- a CDS encoding DUF3141 domain-containing protein — protein sequence MNFLANPLLSTSAFTDAWLKQQNGSTALPSSETIASLFDPFGFGRAAFGYWRDSMERSVLYLDVMRERGNQYLEHMEQTKPSVLGFDTEVLMDGRTLPQPTNYELLRVLPHEGTETDLQKRPFVVIDPRAGHGPGIGGFKPDSELGVALKAGHPCYFIGFLPFPEPGQTVEDVVDSEIAFLRHVIELHPETTEKPMVVGNCQAGWQIMMAAALEPDVFGPILIAGAPLSYWAGEHGKAPMRYTGGMTGGSWITALTSDIGNGLFDGAWLVQNFERLNPANTYWKKQYHLYDNIDTEAGRYLDFERWWGGHVLLGGEEIQYIVDNLFVGNRLSTAQLVTRDGRRIDLRNVRSPIVVFCSRGDDITPPPQALGWIRDLYENTDDIIANEQTIVYCQHDTTGHLGIFVSGSVSRKEHTEFTANMDYIDVLPSGLYETSISPAEKGADADLFERDYLLEFMPRNFEELDQAVMHKPEDDRRFATVARISEINLGLYRIFMQPWLKAIMTPEAARFIRRMHPIRLGYKLLSDRNPLSVPLPVMAEAVRKNRHPVSQDNLFKALETMGSDQLVASLNAVRDLRDSSTEKMFMDIYGQPLLQAAVGLYGDAHVHRRRPGAEPEHRRFMEQRQEALREKITHGGAHEAVMRSLIYVLGGAPATDERNFKRLRASRAELEPGIELSEFKRLVREQFFILKLDREQALNALPILLKGNSNDDIDGYISHLEHVFAASGELTEHAANRFVQIKALFDQARTSKKETPASPNAAKTKAKTPAKSQTAKTGVVGKADKEGIKPEATKPKAAKSEAIKPKQEAVKSEGASQAKANAEEANPKAAKLTSVESSAVPDKAEGKATTPSATDEESTKSTVKSDSANGGSKPSDKR from the coding sequence ATGAACTTTCTCGCCAATCCTTTGCTCTCCACCAGCGCTTTTACTGACGCCTGGCTAAAGCAACAAAATGGTTCCACAGCGTTGCCAAGTAGTGAAACGATCGCTTCCTTGTTCGACCCATTTGGGTTTGGACGGGCGGCTTTCGGTTACTGGCGCGATAGCATGGAGCGTAGCGTTTTGTACCTGGACGTTATGCGCGAGCGTGGTAATCAGTACCTTGAGCATATGGAGCAAACCAAGCCCAGTGTGTTGGGGTTTGATACCGAAGTGCTGATGGATGGACGGACGCTACCGCAGCCAACTAACTATGAACTGCTGCGCGTACTGCCCCATGAAGGGACTGAAACTGACCTACAAAAACGTCCTTTTGTAGTGATCGACCCGCGAGCGGGGCATGGGCCAGGGATTGGTGGCTTTAAGCCAGACAGCGAGTTGGGGGTGGCGCTAAAAGCGGGGCATCCCTGCTACTTTATTGGTTTTTTACCTTTTCCTGAGCCGGGTCAAACCGTCGAGGATGTAGTTGATTCAGAAATTGCATTTCTACGCCATGTAATCGAGCTTCACCCCGAAACCACCGAAAAGCCAATGGTGGTGGGCAATTGCCAAGCAGGCTGGCAAATCATGATGGCGGCCGCACTAGAGCCAGATGTGTTTGGGCCGATCCTTATTGCCGGTGCGCCGCTTTCTTATTGGGCGGGCGAGCATGGTAAAGCCCCAATGCGTTATACGGGCGGTATGACCGGGGGTAGTTGGATTACGGCACTCACTAGCGATATTGGCAATGGCCTGTTTGACGGGGCGTGGCTGGTGCAGAATTTTGAGCGCCTCAACCCGGCTAATACCTACTGGAAAAAACAGTATCACCTTTACGATAACATCGATACAGAAGCAGGCCGATACCTCGACTTTGAACGCTGGTGGGGCGGTCACGTCCTGTTGGGCGGTGAAGAAATTCAATATATTGTCGATAATCTGTTTGTTGGCAATCGACTTTCTACCGCGCAGTTGGTGACTCGTGATGGGCGCCGAATCGACCTACGGAATGTGCGCTCACCGATCGTGGTGTTCTGTTCTCGTGGGGACGATATTACCCCGCCGCCGCAAGCGTTGGGCTGGATTCGTGATTTATATGAAAACACAGATGACATCATCGCCAACGAGCAAACTATCGTCTATTGCCAGCATGATACTACCGGCCACCTAGGTATATTTGTTTCGGGTAGCGTGTCGCGCAAAGAGCATACCGAATTCACTGCCAATATGGATTACATCGACGTACTACCGTCTGGGCTGTACGAAACCTCCATATCCCCGGCGGAAAAGGGCGCAGATGCTGACCTGTTCGAGCGTGATTATCTGCTCGAATTTATGCCGCGTAACTTTGAAGAGTTAGATCAGGCAGTGATGCACAAGCCTGAGGATGATCGTCGCTTTGCCACCGTGGCGCGTATATCAGAAATTAATTTGGGGCTGTATCGGATATTTATGCAGCCCTGGCTAAAAGCTATTATGACGCCGGAAGCTGCCCGCTTTATTCGTCGTATGCACCCGATCCGGCTGGGCTACAAACTGCTTTCCGACCGTAACCCGCTTTCCGTGCCGTTACCGGTAATGGCAGAAGCGGTGCGTAAAAATCGTCACCCTGTGTCTCAAGATAATCTGTTTAAAGCACTTGAAACCATGGGCTCTGACCAGTTGGTTGCAAGCCTCAATGCAGTGCGCGACTTACGCGATAGTAGCACCGAAAAAATGTTTATGGATATTTACGGCCAGCCGCTGTTGCAGGCCGCCGTGGGCCTTTATGGCGATGCCCATGTGCATCGCCGCCGCCCCGGGGCTGAGCCCGAGCACCGCCGCTTCATGGAGCAGCGTCAGGAAGCGCTGCGTGAGAAGATTACCCACGGCGGTGCGCATGAAGCGGTTATGCGCTCGCTGATCTACGTGCTCGGCGGTGCTCCAGCCACGGATGAGCGTAACTTTAAGCGGTTACGCGCCTCCCGTGCCGAGCTTGAGCCAGGCATAGAGCTGAGTGAATTTAAACGCCTAGTGCGCGAGCAGTTCTTTATCTTGAAGCTGGATCGTGAGCAAGCACTGAATGCACTGCCTATTTTGCTCAAGGGTAATAGCAACGACGATATCGATGGTTATATTAGCCATCTTGAGCACGTGTTTGCCGCCAGTGGCGAGCTTACGGAGCATGCTGCAAATCGCTTTGTTCAGATAAAGGCGCTTTTTGATCAGGCACGGACTAGCAAAAAGGAAACACCTGCTTCTCCTAACGCTGCCAAGACAAAGGCGAAAACACCAGCAAAGTCACAAACCGCCAAGACTGGTGTGGTTGGTAAAGCTGATAAAGAAGGTATTAAACCAGAAGCTACCAAACCGAAAGCTGCTAAATCAGAAGCTATCAAACCCAAGCAGGAAGCTGTTAAATCGGAAGGAGCTAGTCAGGCAAAAGCTAATGCAGAAGAAGCTAATCCAAAAGCAGCTAAGCTAACCTCTGTTGAGTCCTCGGCTGTGCCTGACAAAGCAGAGGGAAAAGCCACTACACCCTCTGCAACCGATGAGGAAAGCACCAAGTCAACAGTGAAATCTGACAGTGCTAACGGCGGTAGTAAGCCTTCTGACAAACGCTAA
- a CDS encoding LysR family transcriptional regulator, translated as MSSPTLLNRLTFRQLQVFQAVHRQRSYSRAAEQLGLTQPAVSAQIRQLELALGQPLFNYAGKTLHTLPAADTLAHSTREIFGQLSRLEMNLSDINGKISGELNIAAVSSAQYVVPYLLARFRAHYPEVHVRLKVCNRSQALERLTEQQDDLVIMAMVPEDDRLVVMPILDNELIAVVWPEHPLLSMPEPSLADFARHYVLMREPGSGVRNAFEQMAANQQVALPHCIELGTNEAIKGGVMAHLGVAVLPRLAVQLELEQGLLFELGLPDFPIHRSWCTVYARKRFPTPVAELFLSFIREHLPDYRRHFQAPSSPLPSHGVACLPMLAP; from the coding sequence ATGTCATCCCCTACTCTGCTCAATCGCCTTACATTTCGGCAACTACAGGTCTTCCAGGCGGTGCACCGGCAACGCTCTTATTCTCGCGCAGCTGAGCAGCTGGGACTTACTCAGCCCGCGGTGAGCGCACAAATACGCCAGCTTGAGCTGGCACTGGGTCAGCCGCTTTTTAACTACGCGGGCAAAACGCTCCACACACTTCCCGCCGCCGACACGCTCGCCCATTCGACACGAGAAATTTTTGGTCAGCTTTCACGTCTGGAAATGAACCTATCGGACATTAACGGCAAAATAAGCGGCGAACTTAATATTGCGGCAGTATCCTCGGCTCAATATGTGGTGCCTTACTTACTCGCCCGCTTCCGTGCTCACTACCCAGAGGTGCACGTTCGCTTAAAGGTATGCAACCGCAGCCAAGCCCTAGAGCGGTTGACTGAGCAGCAGGACGATCTCGTTATTATGGCGATGGTGCCAGAGGATGATCGCTTAGTAGTGATGCCAATTCTTGATAATGAATTAATCGCGGTGGTTTGGCCGGAACACCCCTTGCTTTCCATGCCAGAGCCCTCTCTGGCAGACTTTGCACGCCACTACGTATTGATGCGCGAGCCAGGCTCTGGCGTGCGCAATGCCTTTGAACAAATGGCCGCCAATCAGCAGGTCGCCCTTCCCCACTGTATTGAGCTGGGCACCAATGAAGCAATTAAAGGCGGAGTCATGGCCCACTTAGGCGTTGCCGTTCTCCCCCGCTTGGCGGTACAGCTTGAACTTGAGCAAGGGTTACTTTTTGAGCTTGGGCTTCCCGATTTCCCGATCCACCGATCCTGGTGCACGGTGTATGCGCGGAAACGTTTTCCCACACCGGTGGCAGAGCTTTTCTTAAGCTTTATCCGTGAGCACTTACCCGATTATCGCCGCCACTTTCAAGCGCCTTCAAGCCCGTTACCGAGCCACGGCGTCGCTTGCCTGCCAATGCTTGCGCCCTAG
- the lipA gene encoding lipoyl synthase, translating to MSNIPPQRVSSGEKFRNEHGMSVIKDGMKQRKAQAEAPSLERKPKWLRAQIPGGERFEAVKKNVATHRLSTVCAESHCPNMGECWSNGTATIMLMGSVCTRACRFCAVDTGNPQGWLDHEEPENTAKSVELMGLRYIVLTSVDRDDLDDGGASHYANCISAIKARTPEVVVEALTPDFDGELSAIERVVDSGLQVFAQNVETVERLTGRVRDRRAGYRKTLDVLAHAKRYRPDIITKTSLMLGLGETDEEILQTFDDLREIGVDIVTLGQYLRPTKNHLSVERWVTPEEFDRYRVIGLEKGFMEVPSGPLVRSSYRADRVFEKNNLGLASPAAIPGQEQEANPNIIPALNVG from the coding sequence ATGAGCAATATCCCTCCGCAACGCGTGTCTAGCGGTGAAAAATTCCGTAATGAACATGGCATGTCGGTGATCAAGGATGGCATGAAGCAGCGCAAAGCGCAGGCAGAAGCCCCTTCTCTTGAACGCAAGCCCAAGTGGCTGCGCGCACAGATCCCTGGAGGGGAGCGCTTTGAGGCGGTCAAGAAAAACGTCGCCACTCACCGACTGAGCACCGTTTGCGCTGAATCTCATTGCCCCAATATGGGCGAGTGCTGGAGCAACGGTACGGCGACCATCATGCTTATGGGGTCAGTATGCACCCGCGCCTGTCGATTCTGCGCGGTAGATACCGGCAACCCACAAGGCTGGCTCGATCATGAAGAACCTGAAAACACCGCGAAGTCTGTGGAGTTAATGGGCCTTCGTTACATCGTGCTCACCTCGGTAGACCGTGACGATCTCGACGATGGCGGTGCATCGCACTATGCCAACTGTATTAGTGCCATTAAAGCGCGCACGCCTGAAGTAGTCGTGGAAGCCTTAACGCCTGACTTCGATGGCGAGCTGAGTGCTATTGAGCGCGTTGTTGATTCTGGGTTACAAGTATTTGCCCAAAATGTTGAAACCGTTGAACGATTAACAGGCCGTGTACGCGATCGGCGAGCCGGTTATCGTAAAACGCTTGATGTGCTTGCCCATGCCAAGCGCTACCGTCCTGACATCATCACCAAAACCAGTTTGATGCTGGGGCTGGGGGAAACTGACGAAGAGATTTTGCAGACTTTTGATGATCTGCGTGAAATCGGTGTCGATATCGTCACGCTTGGTCAATATCTGCGTCCAACCAAAAATCACTTGTCGGTAGAGCGCTGGGTAACGCCAGAAGAGTTTGACCGCTACCGCGTGATCGGTTTGGAGAAAGGCTTTATGGAAGTGCCTTCGGGCCCGCTGGTGCGCTCCAGCTATCGCGCTGATCGCGTGTTTGAAAAGAACAACCTGGGGCTCGCCTCACCCGCTGCAATTCCTGGTCAGGAACAAGAAGCGAATCCCAACATTATTCCAGCGCTAAACGTAGGATAG
- the lipB gene encoding lipoyl(octanoyl) transferase LipB, with translation MSDAVPIRLHYLGRQPYLPVWEAMRALTDTRDANTPDQFWLVEHDPVFTQGQAGKPEHLLLPGDIPVVHTDRGGQVTYHGPGQVVLYPLLDVRRGKIGVRDLVTALENAVIDVLSSYGVSARARPDAPGVYVMTAAGEAKIASLGLRIRRGASFHGVALNVDGDLAPFLRINPCGYAGMPMVRLADFTALPSDHRVGEQLAKALAKRLNRELVSVDSSPL, from the coding sequence GTGAGCGACGCCGTGCCAATCAGGCTGCATTACTTAGGGCGCCAACCCTATCTTCCTGTTTGGGAGGCAATGCGTGCGCTGACCGATACGCGCGATGCCAATACCCCTGATCAGTTCTGGTTGGTCGAGCACGATCCTGTGTTTACTCAAGGGCAGGCAGGCAAGCCAGAGCATTTGCTTTTGCCCGGCGATATTCCGGTAGTGCATACGGATAGGGGCGGGCAGGTGACCTACCACGGCCCTGGGCAAGTGGTGCTGTATCCGTTGCTGGATGTACGACGAGGTAAAATTGGCGTGCGCGATTTAGTTACTGCATTGGAGAATGCGGTAATTGATGTTTTAAGCAGCTATGGGGTAAGCGCGCGTGCGCGCCCCGATGCGCCAGGGGTCTATGTCATGACAGCGGCGGGTGAGGCCAAAATTGCCTCATTAGGTCTACGTATTCGGCGTGGTGCAAGCTTTCATGGCGTGGCATTAAATGTCGATGGCGATCTAGCGCCTTTTTTACGAATTAACCCCTGCGGTTATGCAGGTATGCCCATGGTGAGGTTGGCCGATTTTACGGCACTGCCAAGTGATCATCGGGTCGGAGAGCAGTTGGCGAAAGCGCTAGCCAAACGGCTAAATCGTGAATTAGTCAGTGTAGATAGCTCGCCCCTGTAA
- a CDS encoding YbeD family protein, with product MKKGTPQGLRDLRQPAVQEPPKITFPCDYSLKVVGDAAEDFPACVCQVIVRHAPDFDATTMQVVDSRNGRFQSVRVVIRATGEQHIKGLFEALKATGRVHMVV from the coding sequence ATGAAAAAAGGTACGCCACAGGGACTGCGTGATTTGCGCCAACCAGCGGTTCAAGAGCCGCCTAAAATCACTTTTCCTTGTGATTACTCGTTAAAGGTCGTCGGCGATGCTGCTGAAGACTTTCCTGCTTGTGTGTGCCAGGTCATTGTGCGCCATGCGCCTGATTTCGACGCTACGACAATGCAGGTAGTTGATAGCCGTAATGGTCGTTTCCAATCGGTTCGTGTGGTGATTAGAGCGACCGGAGAGCAGCACATTAAAGGGCTGTTTGAGGCGCTAAAAGCCACCGGCCGTGTCCATATGGTGGTGTAA
- a CDS encoding D-alanyl-D-alanine carboxypeptidase family protein: MNVFTSIGRSARLCLFAAMATAAIPASAQQVPQPVIPQPQTIIPAAPQLAASSWILMDANSGRILAEHNSDERLPPASLTKLMTAYLVERELDRGTINLTDMINISENAWRTGGSKMFIEVGDQVSVDDLLHGIIIVSGNDASVAMAEHLAGGETPFADLMNQHATRLGMNNTNFQNATGLPGDNHYSTAHDMARLSQHIINDYPDHYEIYSQRTFSYGGIDQPNRNRLLWRDPSVDGLKTGWTTEAGFCLVSSAKRDDMRLISVVMGTTSDEARAQETQKLLSYGFRFFETMKLYERGAVLATPRVWGGDINELRVGVDEEVFMTLPRNRNEELRARLNLNPDLQAPIAIGDEVGTLEVHLGDEVVGERRLVALENIEEGGLFKRLFDQVQRFFSGLISNFTD, encoded by the coding sequence ATGAACGTGTTTACATCCATTGGTCGCTCTGCACGCCTGTGCCTTTTTGCTGCAATGGCGACGGCTGCTATTCCTGCCAGCGCACAGCAAGTTCCTCAGCCGGTTATTCCGCAGCCGCAAACCATTATTCCTGCGGCCCCTCAGTTAGCGGCGAGTTCGTGGATACTCATGGATGCCAACAGCGGTCGCATATTGGCGGAGCATAATTCGGATGAACGCCTTCCACCAGCGAGTTTGACCAAGCTGATGACGGCCTATTTGGTTGAGCGTGAGCTTGATCGCGGCACTATTAATCTGACTGACATGATTAATATTAGTGAGAACGCGTGGCGTACCGGCGGCTCTAAAATGTTTATCGAAGTGGGTGATCAAGTTTCAGTAGATGACCTTCTTCATGGAATCATTATTGTGTCGGGTAACGATGCCAGTGTCGCCATGGCTGAGCATTTAGCGGGTGGAGAAACGCCCTTTGCCGATCTGATGAACCAACATGCGACTCGGCTGGGCATGAATAATACAAATTTCCAAAATGCCACGGGGTTGCCGGGGGATAATCACTACTCAACTGCCCACGATATGGCGCGCTTATCCCAGCATATTATTAATGATTACCCCGACCACTATGAAATCTACTCTCAGCGCACTTTCTCTTATGGCGGCATCGACCAGCCTAACCGTAACCGTCTGCTGTGGCGCGATCCTTCGGTCGATGGCCTAAAAACCGGCTGGACAACGGAGGCGGGTTTCTGCCTAGTCTCATCGGCTAAGCGTGATGATATGCGCTTGATTTCGGTTGTGATGGGCACCACCTCTGATGAAGCGCGTGCTCAGGAAACGCAAAAGCTGCTCAGCTATGGTTTTCGCTTTTTTGAAACCATGAAGCTCTACGAGCGTGGTGCTGTTCTGGCAACGCCGCGTGTGTGGGGTGGCGACATTAACGAATTACGCGTGGGCGTCGATGAAGAGGTCTTTATGACCTTGCCGCGTAACCGTAATGAAGAGCTGCGTGCGCGCCTTAATCTGAATCCAGATCTACAGGCCCCGATTGCTATTGGTGACGAGGTCGGCACCCTTGAAGTTCATCTGGGCGACGAGGTGGTCGGTGAACGGCGACTGGTGGCCCTGGAAAACATTGAAGAGGGCGGTCTCTTTAAGCGTTTGTTTGATCAGGTGCAGCGCTTTTTTAGTGGCCTAATCAGCAACTTTACCGACTAA
- a CDS encoding septal ring lytic transglycosylase RlpA family protein: protein MNSKLTITRRAGGVIALLALVSGCASNDTQRIDVPSSANQAAAPSSSVATSDGRYAMSGDAYPLEPPDVTKVPDAEPRVEQPSRGGNRSTYEVWGKTYHVLPDATGYEKRGTASWYGEKFHGYATSNGEIYDMYKMSAAHRSLPLPTFARVTSLDNGQSVIVRVNDRGPFHSDREIDLSYAAAARLGFLDNGTGAVKVEAINPEQWLAERGRGGSGSSQQASAPEPRQVASSAPSVVARQMASNVSVSNSSMPAAPSQASISQPTPSQGGTGDAVYLQIAALGNPEGAQQLQQRLQVEQPHDVRIMSDADVYRVQVGPIRPGQETQARETLRQAGFPQVFVVR from the coding sequence ATGAATAGCAAACTGACGATAACCAGGCGTGCTGGCGGGGTAATCGCCTTGCTGGCGCTGGTCAGTGGCTGTGCTAGCAACGATACCCAGCGTATTGATGTGCCTAGCTCGGCCAATCAAGCCGCTGCCCCCAGTTCATCGGTCGCTACGAGTGACGGTCGTTATGCCATGAGTGGAGATGCCTACCCACTTGAGCCGCCGGATGTTACCAAAGTGCCCGATGCAGAGCCGCGCGTTGAGCAGCCCTCTCGAGGCGGCAACCGCTCAACCTATGAGGTGTGGGGTAAAACCTACCATGTGCTGCCCGATGCCACAGGCTATGAAAAACGTGGTACGGCCTCTTGGTACGGTGAAAAATTCCATGGCTATGCGACCTCAAATGGCGAAATTTACGACATGTATAAAATGTCGGCAGCTCACCGTTCGCTGCCCTTACCCACGTTTGCTCGGGTAACCAGCTTGGATAACGGGCAATCAGTAATTGTCAGGGTCAATGATCGCGGTCCGTTTCATAGTGACCGTGAAATAGATCTCTCGTATGCGGCAGCGGCACGATTGGGTTTTCTCGACAATGGCACCGGCGCCGTTAAAGTTGAAGCGATCAACCCTGAACAGTGGCTAGCCGAGCGTGGTCGAGGGGGGAGTGGTTCGTCCCAGCAGGCAAGCGCTCCGGAGCCGAGGCAAGTTGCTTCAAGCGCTCCGTCGGTTGTTGCCCGGCAAATGGCGTCTAATGTTTCGGTATCTAATTCTTCAATGCCTGCTGCGCCCTCACAAGCATCGATATCTCAGCCAACGCCAAGCCAAGGCGGAACAGGTGACGCCGTTTACCTACAAATTGCTGCTCTCGGTAACCCGGAAGGCGCACAGCAGTTGCAACAGCGTTTGCAGGTTGAACAGCCCCATGACGTACGTATTATGAGTGATGCCGACGTCTACCGTGTGCAAGTAGGCCCCATTAGGCCTGGGCAGGAGACGCAAGCACGTGAAACGCTGCGTCAAGCAGGGTTCCCCCAGGTCTTTGTTGTGCGATAA
- the mltB gene encoding lytic murein transglycosylase B: MNKVQGKTSRYCLAAMMCWVTPISIADEPSEGGQQAAPQHFAPQQNADSQALMEELVEQGVPQTWLEEALGQANYTQSVLDAMEGAAERRLKWHEYRAIFMTQQRIEEGVEFIDAHADALARAESTYGVPAEIITAIIGVETYYGRHKGQHRVLDSLATLAFHHPVRGAFFRGELAAFLRIAYEQQVDPTGLRGSYAGAMGYPQFIPTSYQAYAVDFDDDGRRDLWENPVDAIGSVANYFAEHNWKPGADIYHQATGPDELPKELLQELSFNQTSPPAVSVAQLAVHGLTPNESLDSELLVVPLALEFADGEIHYRFGEYNFYVITRYNHSHLYAMAVAELAEEIAALHDKLHEDEV, from the coding sequence ATGAACAAGGTTCAAGGGAAGACGAGCCGCTATTGTTTGGCAGCCATGATGTGCTGGGTAACGCCCATATCAATTGCTGATGAGCCTTCTGAGGGTGGCCAGCAAGCTGCACCACAGCACTTTGCACCTCAGCAAAATGCTGACAGCCAAGCGCTGATGGAAGAGCTAGTTGAGCAAGGGGTGCCACAAACGTGGCTGGAAGAGGCGCTCGGGCAGGCTAATTATACCCAAAGTGTATTGGACGCTATGGAAGGGGCCGCCGAGCGACGTTTAAAGTGGCATGAGTATCGCGCTATTTTCATGACCCAGCAGCGCATTGAGGAGGGCGTTGAATTTATCGATGCGCATGCTGACGCCTTGGCGCGAGCCGAAAGTACCTATGGTGTTCCCGCTGAAATAATTACCGCTATTATTGGCGTTGAAACTTACTACGGCCGTCATAAAGGCCAGCACCGTGTATTGGATTCGCTAGCCACGCTGGCGTTTCATCACCCGGTGAGAGGCGCTTTTTTTCGGGGTGAGCTGGCAGCATTTTTACGTATAGCGTATGAGCAGCAGGTTGACCCTACTGGGCTACGCGGCTCTTATGCAGGTGCCATGGGCTATCCGCAGTTTATCCCCACCAGTTACCAAGCCTATGCAGTAGATTTTGATGACGATGGCCGTCGCGATCTGTGGGAAAACCCAGTCGATGCGATTGGTAGTGTCGCTAATTACTTTGCCGAGCATAACTGGAAACCAGGGGCTGATATTTATCACCAGGCCACTGGGCCAGACGAATTGCCTAAGGAGCTATTACAGGAACTCTCGTTTAACCAAACGTCGCCTCCTGCAGTGAGTGTTGCTCAACTTGCCGTGCATGGACTGACGCCTAATGAGTCTCTTGATAGTGAATTGTTGGTCGTGCCATTGGCACTTGAGTTCGCTGATGGCGAGATTCACTATCGGTTTGGCGAGTATAATTTTTATGTGATTACTCGCTATAACCATAGTCACCTGTATGCCATGGCTGTAGCCGAGTTGGCAGAAGAGATCGCCGCACTGCACGATAAGCTGCATGAGGACGAGGTATGA
- the rodA gene encoding rod shape-determining protein RodA produces MPWHYLARSMRGYPVRPPESGIARRKSIWERIHLDPWLLGLLMVLMGSGLIVLYSASGQSIDAVIAQGVRFCIALVVMVIIAQFSPSTFLRFAPLAYGIGVAMLVAVDVFGDVGMGAKRWLVIPGVIRFQPSEMMKLAAPLMVAAYLNRCELPPRLRDILVCGVIIGVPVVLTAIQPDLGTSLLVASAALIVVLLAGLSWRLIGFITALGAAGVPVLWMNMHNYQRQRVLTFLNPESDPLGSGWNIIQSTTAIGSGGLWGKGWLQGTQSQLEFLPERHTDFIIAVLGEEFGLVGMLVLLCLYLLIVSRGVWMASAAQDTFGRLVAGSIILTFFIYVFVNMGMVSGILPVVGVPLPLVSFGGTSSVTLLAGFGILMSIHAHRRLLSR; encoded by the coding sequence ATGCCTTGGCATTATCTAGCGCGTTCTATGCGTGGTTACCCTGTTCGCCCGCCCGAAAGCGGCATCGCCCGGCGTAAAAGTATTTGGGAGCGAATCCATCTAGACCCCTGGCTGCTTGGCTTGCTAATGGTATTGATGGGCAGTGGTTTGATCGTTCTTTATAGCGCTTCTGGGCAATCCATTGATGCCGTGATTGCTCAGGGCGTACGGTTTTGCATCGCTCTGGTGGTAATGGTGATCATTGCCCAGTTTTCACCTTCAACTTTTTTGCGCTTCGCTCCGCTAGCCTATGGCATCGGGGTTGCCATGCTGGTTGCCGTTGATGTATTCGGTGATGTGGGTATGGGCGCTAAACGCTGGTTGGTCATTCCTGGCGTCATACGCTTTCAACCCTCGGAAATGATGAAACTGGCAGCCCCGTTAATGGTGGCGGCCTATCTTAATCGCTGTGAGTTGCCGCCGCGTCTGCGCGATATACTGGTGTGTGGGGTTATCATTGGCGTACCCGTCGTGCTGACGGCTATTCAGCCTGACTTGGGAACCTCATTGCTAGTAGCCAGTGCTGCTCTTATCGTGGTTCTGCTGGCAGGTTTGTCGTGGCGGTTGATCGGGTTTATTACGGCGTTGGGGGCTGCCGGGGTGCCGGTGTTATGGATGAATATGCATAACTACCAGCGTCAGCGCGTGTTGACTTTTTTGAACCCTGAAAGCGACCCACTGGGTTCTGGCTGGAATATCATTCAGTCAACCACCGCCATCGGTAGCGGTGGATTGTGGGGGAAAGGGTGGCTGCAGGGTACCCAGTCCCAGTTAGAGTTTTTGCCAGAGCGGCATACGGATTTCATTATTGCCGTTTTAGGCGAAGAGTTTGGTTTAGTGGGTATGCTGGTGCTGTTGTGTCTGTATCTATTAATCGTGAGCCGTGGAGTATGGATGGCAAGCGCTGCCCAGGATACCTTTGGTCGCTTAGTCGCAGGCAGTATCATCCTCACCTTTTTTATCTATGTATTTGTCAATATGGGCATGGTGAGTGGCATTCTGCCTGTCGTGGGTGTGCCGCTACCGTTGGTTAGCTTTGGCGGCACCTCAAGCGTGACCTTGTTGGCGGGTTTCGGTATTCTCATGTCCATACATGCTCATCGTCGGCTGCTGTCGCGCTAG